One stretch of Oncorhynchus clarkii lewisi isolate Uvic-CL-2024 chromosome 3, UVic_Ocla_1.0, whole genome shotgun sequence DNA includes these proteins:
- the LOC139405618 gene encoding E3 SUMO-protein ligase NSE2-like yields the protein MSLSAVHSTLSSLKTCQADIGTGMDIVTDVALDVAETAGTENDAVLKKLEVMMLECAKLDQEINCFVEVVNCVTAEVRNQEPEAMFRLKSLVKEKFTERHGSLSEGELQNHVKLVSFKENVRNALKTVNPEAAENMEEELDEDVAVTQSEVNFTCPLTQVEMVNPMKNKKCNHHYDRDAIMGMIKARQNQKKKLRCPVVGCGNTDVKQGDLILDQIMKRQIQKR from the exons ATGTCCTTGAGTGCAGTCCACTCCACACTGTCTAGTCTGAAAACATGTCAGGCAGATATTGGAACGGGGATGGACATTGTGACCGACGTCGCTCTGGACGTGGCAGAAACAGCAG GAACTGAGAATGATGCAGTCCTGAAGAAGCTGGAGGTGATGATGCTGGAGTGTGCCAAACTGGACCAGGAGATCAACTGCTTCGTTGAGGTGGTGAACTGTGTCACTGCAGAG GTGAGGAACCAAGAGCCCGAGGCCATGTTCAGACTGAAGTCTCTGGTGAAGGAGAAGTTCACTGAGAGACACGGCAGTCTGTCTGAGGGAGAGCTACAGAACCACGTCAAGCTGGTCAGCTTTAAGGAGAACGTCAGAAACGCACTCAAAACAG TGAACCCTGAGGCAGCAGAGAATATGGAGGAGGAGCTGGATGAGGATGTTGCTGTGACGCAGAGTGAGGTTAACTTCacctgtcccctgactcag GTGGAGATGGTTAACCCAATGAAGAACAAGAAGTGTAACCACCACTACGACCGGGACGCCATTATGGGGATGATCAAGGCCAGGCAAAACCAGAAGAAGAAGTTACG CTGTCCGGTGGTTGGCTGTGGCAACACGGACGTGAAGcagggagacctgatcctagatcagattaTGAAGAGACAGATCCAGAAGAGGTAG